From one Lysinibacillus sp. G4S2 genomic stretch:
- a CDS encoding TIGR00282 family metallophosphoesterase yields MKVLFIGDIVGSIGRDAVEKYLPRLKKKYNLDVVIANGENAAAGRGITRNIYNDLLQMGVDVITMGNHTWDNKDIFDFIDDADYLIRPANFSNEAPGKGMVQISKNGVTLSVINLHGRVFLPPHEDPFAMAEKLIEEAHKTSPLVFVDFHAEATSEKIALGWHLDGKASAVVGTHTHVQTADARIYPNGTAYITDVGMTGPYDEILGMTKESVIYKFQTNMPSRFEVPKKGREVLSGFFVEIDDKTGKALHCERIYINEDYPFQG; encoded by the coding sequence ATGAAAGTTTTATTTATAGGTGATATTGTAGGTTCAATAGGGCGAGATGCTGTGGAAAAATATTTGCCCCGCTTAAAGAAAAAATACAATTTAGATGTTGTCATTGCAAATGGTGAAAACGCAGCAGCAGGTCGTGGAATTACCCGAAATATTTATAATGATCTATTACAAATGGGTGTAGATGTTATTACGATGGGTAACCATACTTGGGATAATAAAGACATTTTTGATTTTATAGATGATGCAGATTATTTAATACGCCCGGCAAACTTTTCAAATGAGGCACCAGGTAAAGGAATGGTGCAAATTTCAAAAAACGGTGTAACATTATCTGTTATTAATTTGCATGGTCGAGTATTTTTACCGCCTCATGAGGATCCATTTGCGATGGCAGAGAAATTGATCGAAGAAGCACATAAAACGTCACCTCTAGTATTCGTGGATTTTCATGCCGAAGCGACAAGTGAAAAAATTGCACTCGGATGGCATTTAGATGGAAAGGCATCAGCGGTCGTTGGTACACATACACATGTGCAAACAGCCGATGCACGTATTTATCCAAATGGAACAGCCTATATTACGGACGTTGGTATGACAGGTCCATACGATGAAATTTTAGGGATGACGAAGGAAAGTGTCATTTATAAATTCCAAACAAATATGCCATCGCGTTTTGAAGTCCCGAAAAAAGGACGCGAAGTGTTAAGTGGTTTCTTTGTAGAGATTGATGATAAAACAGGAAAAGCTCTACATTGTGAGCGAATTTATATAAATGAAGATTATCCGTTTCAAGGATAA
- a CDS encoding stage V sporulation protein S has product MDSLKVSSRSNPNSVAGALVAVIREKGQAEMQAVGAGALNQAVKAVAIARGFVAPSGTDLICAPAFADILIAGEERTALKLLVEKRTR; this is encoded by the coding sequence GTGGATTCATTAAAAGTATCATCACGCTCTAATCCAAATTCAGTTGCAGGTGCATTAGTCGCGGTAATCAGAGAAAAAGGGCAAGCAGAAATGCAAGCAGTTGGGGCAGGTGCACTTAACCAAGCCGTGAAAGCAGTGGCCATTGCCCGCGGATTTGTAGCGCCAAGTGGCACAGATTTAATTTGCGCACCAGCGTTTGCCGATATTTTAATTGCTGGTGAGGAACGTACAGCCTTAAAGCTTCTTGTAGAAAAGCGTACTCGATAA
- a CDS encoding 2-oxoacid:acceptor oxidoreductase subunit alpha, giving the protein MLHQLSWKVGGQQGEGIESTGEIFSMAMNRLGYFLYGYRHFSSRIKGGHTNNKITVRPTEVRSIADDLDILVAFDQETIDVNYKELTETGVILADSKFDPVKPEDSKAPLFAVPFTEVAAELGTSLMKNMVAIGATASLLNLEDEVFQNVVDDIFGKKGEEVVQKNMEAIARGHELMNGLLGDRVGEWKLAPADGNRRMFMIGNDAIALGALAAGTRFMAAYPITPASEIMEYLIKKLPKFGGAVIQTEDEIAAATMAIGANFGGVRSFTASAGPGLSLMMEAIGLSGMTEQPLVVVDTQRGGPSTGLPTKQEQSDLMAMLYGTHGEIPKVVIAPSTMEEAFFDTIQAFNIAEELQLPVILMTDLQLSLGKQSVEPFDYNKIEIRRGKIVTDDIEEAADKAYFKRYENTEDGISPRVLPGTLNGIHHVTGVEHDETGKPSEATGNRQVQMDKRFRKLAALKFDNPVYANAPHEEADILLVGFNSTRGAIEEVQERLNAQGMKVNHAHIRLIHPFPSTEVAPLVAKAKKVIVVENNYTGQLANIMKMNIGGHDKIETITKYNGTPFLPGELENRVKELTR; this is encoded by the coding sequence ATGTTACATCAGCTTTCATGGAAAGTCGGTGGGCAACAGGGTGAAGGGATTGAGAGTACAGGCGAAATTTTCTCAATGGCAATGAATCGTTTAGGTTACTTCCTATACGGTTATCGTCATTTCTCTTCACGAATTAAAGGTGGCCATACGAATAATAAAATTACAGTTCGTCCAACAGAAGTACGTTCAATTGCGGATGATTTAGATATTTTAGTAGCGTTCGACCAAGAAACAATCGACGTCAATTATAAAGAGTTAACAGAAACAGGTGTTATTTTAGCGGATTCAAAATTTGATCCGGTAAAGCCAGAAGATTCAAAAGCGCCATTATTTGCGGTACCTTTTACTGAGGTAGCGGCAGAACTGGGCACTTCATTGATGAAAAATATGGTGGCAATCGGAGCAACAGCTTCATTGCTAAATTTAGAGGACGAAGTGTTCCAAAATGTTGTAGATGATATTTTTGGTAAAAAAGGCGAAGAAGTTGTTCAAAAAAATATGGAGGCCATTGCACGTGGTCATGAATTAATGAATGGGCTTTTAGGCGATCGTGTAGGTGAATGGAAACTTGCGCCAGCAGATGGCAATCGCCGTATGTTCATGATTGGGAACGATGCAATAGCACTTGGTGCACTTGCTGCTGGGACACGCTTTATGGCAGCCTACCCAATTACACCAGCATCTGAAATTATGGAATACCTTATTAAGAAATTACCAAAATTCGGTGGTGCGGTTATTCAAACAGAAGATGAGATTGCTGCAGCTACAATGGCAATTGGGGCAAACTTTGGTGGTGTTCGTTCCTTTACAGCTTCAGCTGGTCCTGGTCTTTCATTAATGATGGAAGCGATTGGTCTTTCAGGGATGACAGAGCAGCCACTAGTTGTTGTTGATACACAACGTGGTGGTCCATCAACAGGGTTACCGACAAAACAAGAGCAATCAGATTTAATGGCGATGTTATATGGTACGCATGGTGAAATTCCAAAAGTAGTGATTGCACCTTCTACAATGGAGGAAGCATTCTTTGACACAATCCAAGCGTTTAACATTGCAGAGGAATTACAATTACCAGTTATTTTAATGACTGATTTACAATTATCTCTAGGTAAACAATCTGTTGAACCATTCGATTACAATAAAATCGAAATTCGTCGCGGTAAAATTGTCACTGACGACATTGAAGAAGCGGCTGATAAAGCATACTTCAAACGTTATGAAAATACGGAAGACGGTATTTCACCACGTGTACTACCTGGTACGTTAAACGGTATTCACCATGTAACAGGGGTTGAACACGATGAAACAGGTAAACCATCTGAAGCAACGGGTAACCGTCAAGTACAAATGGATAAACGTTTCCGTAAGCTAGCTGCATTGAAATTTGACAATCCAGTATACGCAAATGCGCCACACGAAGAAGCCGATATTTTATTAGTAGGCTTTAACTCAACTCGTGGAGCTATTGAAGAAGTGCAAGAGCGATTAAATGCTCAAGGTATGAAGGTAAACCATGCGCATATTCGTTTAATTCACCCATTCCCATCTACTGAGGTGGCACCGCTTGTAGCAAAAGCGAAAAAAGTAATTGTTGTAGAAAATAACTACACAGGTCAATTAGCAAATATTATGAAGATGAATATTGGTGGTCACGATAAGATCGAGACTATTACAAAATATAATGGTACACCATTCTTGCCAGGTGAATTAGAAAATCGTGTGAAGGAGTTGACTCGCTAA
- a CDS encoding 2-oxoacid:ferredoxin oxidoreductase subunit beta, whose translation MATFKDFRNTVKPNWCPGCGDFSVQAAIQRSAANVGIEPNELAVISGIGCSGRISGYINSYGFHGIHGRALPIAQGLKMANRDLKVIASGGDGDGFAIGMGHTIHAIRRNIDITYVVMDNQIYGLTKGQTSPRSAAGFITKSTPGGAIEPSLKPLEVALTSGATFVAQGFSTDIKELTALIEAGINHKGFSFINVFSPCVTYNKVNTYDWFKENLTKLADIEGYDNSNRGMAMRTVMEHEGLVTGIIYQDTETTSYQEKVPGYSELPLTDIDIKMSENDFNELVKEFM comes from the coding sequence ATGGCAACATTTAAGGATTTTCGTAATACAGTGAAACCAAACTGGTGCCCAGGCTGTGGAGACTTCTCTGTACAAGCTGCAATTCAGCGCTCTGCTGCTAATGTGGGTATTGAACCAAACGAACTAGCTGTTATCTCAGGTATTGGCTGTTCTGGCCGTATTTCAGGTTACATTAATTCTTACGGTTTCCACGGTATTCACGGTCGAGCATTACCGATTGCACAGGGCTTAAAAATGGCAAACCGTGATTTAAAAGTTATTGCTTCTGGCGGTGACGGGGATGGTTTTGCGATTGGTATGGGTCATACAATTCATGCCATCCGTCGTAACATTGACATCACATACGTTGTTATGGATAACCAAATTTACGGTTTAACAAAAGGGCAAACATCTCCACGCTCTGCTGCAGGATTTATTACTAAATCTACGCCAGGTGGTGCGATTGAGCCATCATTAAAACCATTAGAAGTAGCTTTAACAAGTGGAGCTACATTTGTGGCACAAGGTTTCTCTACGGATATTAAAGAGTTAACAGCTTTAATTGAAGCGGGTATTAATCATAAAGGCTTCTCATTCATCAACGTATTCTCACCTTGTGTTACTTATAATAAAGTGAACACTTACGATTGGTTTAAAGAGAACTTAACAAAACTTGCTGATATCGAGGGCTATGACAATTCTAACCGCGGTATGGCAATGCGTACAGTAATGGAGCATGAAGGATTAGTAACAGGTATTATTTATCAAGATACTGAAACAACTTCATATCAAGAAAAAGTACCAGGCTACTCAGAGCTACCATTAACGGACATTGATATTAAAATGAGCGAAAATGATTTTAATGAATTAGTGAAAGAATTTATGTAA
- a CDS encoding lantibiotic protection ABC transporter ATP-binding protein, protein MDDFILKTENLSKSFKGQTIVENLTLTIPRNTVYGLLGPNGAGKSTTLKMITGMLRPNTGKIFFNGHEWNRNDLQDIGVLIETPSLYENLTARENLKVRTIALGLPVSRIDEVLKIVDLTNTGKKRAGQFSLGMKQRLGIAIALLNYPKLLILDEPTNGLDPIGIQELRKLIRSFPELGITVILSSHILSEVEQVVDEIGIIAGGKLGYQGVAPRGQELESLFMEVVSANRKVGI, encoded by the coding sequence ATGGATGATTTTATTTTAAAAACTGAAAATCTTAGTAAAAGCTTTAAAGGACAAACAATTGTAGAAAACCTGACTTTGACTATACCACGGAATACAGTATACGGTTTACTCGGTCCTAACGGTGCAGGCAAATCAACAACGTTAAAAATGATTACAGGGATGTTGCGTCCAAATACAGGAAAGATATTTTTTAATGGACATGAATGGAATCGCAATGATTTACAAGATATTGGCGTATTAATTGAAACACCATCGCTTTATGAAAATTTAACGGCAAGAGAAAATCTTAAGGTTCGAACGATTGCACTAGGTTTACCAGTATCGCGTATTGACGAAGTATTAAAAATTGTTGACTTAACCAATACAGGAAAAAAACGAGCAGGACAGTTTTCCTTAGGGATGAAACAACGCCTAGGAATAGCTATTGCGCTATTAAACTATCCAAAGCTGTTAATTCTTGATGAACCAACAAATGGTCTTGATCCAATCGGTATTCAAGAGCTTCGAAAACTAATTCGATCATTTCCAGAGCTAGGTATTACAGTTATTTTATCGAGCCACATACTTTCAGAAGTGGAGCAGGTCGTTGATGAAATTGGCATTATTGCAGGTGGTAAATTAGGCTATCAGGGAGTTGCTCCGCGAGGACAGGAATTAGAATCGTTATTTATGGAAGTCGTGTCTGCTAATCGAAAGGTAGGCATATAA
- a CDS encoding lantibiotic immunity ABC transporter MutE/EpiE family permease subunit: MIPIMKAERLKWKKTFIPKLLWLAPIVTLLLSAGLMGGSFFQKGAYNWWYSMLLPGALTICCALAVEKDAKLKYHSILAMPIDLKKIWFGKILACSAWLLLTTLIFFAGITAGGILFGNSFPLTNSFTGSLLIFLTFLWQIPLCLFLAAKLGTYIAILINLVGNIVGIVALADGEFWFSVPYGITARLICPTLEILPNGLPVPEGSPLLNTWVIVPGILVALAWFALISFLTARWFQKREAK, encoded by the coding sequence ATGATTCCAATTATGAAGGCAGAAAGATTAAAATGGAAAAAGACTTTTATTCCTAAATTACTTTGGCTAGCCCCCATCGTGACGCTGTTACTGAGTGCAGGTTTAATGGGAGGAAGTTTTTTTCAAAAGGGTGCTTATAATTGGTGGTATTCAATGCTCTTGCCGGGTGCACTGACAATATGTTGTGCGTTAGCGGTAGAGAAAGATGCGAAATTAAAATATCATAGCATTCTCGCAATGCCGATTGATCTTAAAAAGATTTGGTTTGGCAAAATACTTGCATGTAGTGCCTGGTTGCTATTAACTACACTCATTTTCTTTGCAGGCATTACTGCGGGTGGAATACTTTTTGGAAATAGCTTTCCTTTAACAAATAGTTTTACAGGTAGTTTATTAATTTTCTTAACGTTTTTATGGCAAATTCCACTTTGTCTATTCCTTGCAGCAAAATTAGGAACTTATATAGCTATTTTAATAAATCTAGTTGGCAATATTGTGGGGATAGTAGCACTTGCAGATGGAGAATTTTGGTTTAGCGTTCCTTATGGCATTACAGCAAGGCTAATTTGTCCAACTCTTGAGATTTTACCAAATGGTTTGCCGGTCCCTGAGGGCAGTCCATTATTAAACACGTGGGTTATAGTCCCAGGTATACTAGTTGCCTTAGCATGGTTTGCTTTAATAAGCTTCCTTACTGCACGATGGTTTCAGAAAAGGGAGGCGAAATAG
- a CDS encoding lantibiotic immunity ABC transporter MutG family permease subunit — translation MVMLRLLRAELLKTKRTPFLLTHLIVPIIISGMFLAYYTYSPWGFYDRVTAYLQAVACGFPMIIGLVCAMAAEQEVTAGHFQEMLKATKTKIVAYLSKLLLLLLFSFGAILLSVGIFSVGFIELLHEDTFGFQFYLIAGCILFVSYVFLYILHLFVSLQFGKGASIGLGIVGSLLVALLLTGLGDGIWSFIPYGWGGHFVSLWTMKATGIDLSMVETGLQAGIIASVSGTLLALALSCLWFWKWEGRKSEN, via the coding sequence ATGGTAATGTTAAGATTACTTAGAGCAGAGCTTCTTAAAACAAAAAGAACGCCTTTTTTACTTACACATCTCATTGTACCTATTATTATTTCAGGGATGTTTTTAGCATACTATACTTATTCACCATGGGGTTTTTATGATAGGGTAACGGCATATCTTCAAGCAGTAGCATGTGGGTTTCCAATGATTATTGGATTAGTTTGTGCAATGGCGGCGGAGCAAGAAGTAACTGCAGGCCATTTCCAGGAGATGCTAAAAGCTACTAAAACAAAAATAGTGGCCTATTTAAGCAAACTACTACTGTTATTGTTGTTTAGTTTTGGGGCAATATTATTGTCCGTAGGTATTTTTAGTGTTGGTTTTATTGAACTTTTGCATGAAGATACTTTTGGTTTTCAATTTTATTTAATAGCTGGATGTATTCTATTTGTAAGCTATGTATTTTTATATATTTTACATCTTTTTGTTAGTCTTCAATTTGGTAAAGGCGCCTCAATCGGATTAGGGATTGTGGGATCACTTTTAGTAGCCTTACTGCTTACTGGACTAGGTGATGGTATTTGGTCATTTATACCTTATGGGTGGGGTGGTCACTTCGTTTCATTATGGACAATGAAGGCGACAGGAATTGATCTATCAATGGTAGAAACGGGATTACAAGCTGGAATTATTGCTTCTGTTAGTGGAACATTGCTAGCTTTAGCCCTGTCTTGTTTATGGTTTTGGAAATGGGAAGGAAGAAAATCGGAGAATTAG
- a CDS encoding response regulator transcription factor, whose product MAKILAVDDEKGILVLIKNALLKDEHLVTVVSNATEVNKMDLGAFDLILLDVMMPELDGFTLCGQIRHAVDCPILFLTAKSLEEDLMYGLGLGADDYIVKPFGIGELRARVNAHLRREKRERRSILFADQVHFNLSGKELYVNEEKVMLTKSEYEICEFLARNRGQVFSKEKIYETIFGFDGRSDSTAITEHIKNIRSKLHAFEIDVIDTVWGIGYKWRQ is encoded by the coding sequence ATGGCAAAAATATTAGCGGTAGATGATGAAAAAGGTATTTTAGTATTGATAAAAAATGCATTACTAAAAGACGAACATTTAGTAACAGTAGTCTCTAATGCAACGGAAGTAAATAAAATGGATCTTGGTGCCTTCGATTTAATTTTACTAGATGTGATGATGCCCGAATTAGATGGGTTTACATTATGTGGCCAAATCCGACATGCTGTTGATTGTCCTATTCTTTTTTTGACGGCTAAATCATTAGAAGAAGATTTAATGTATGGACTAGGCCTTGGTGCGGATGATTATATAGTTAAGCCTTTTGGAATTGGAGAGCTACGTGCGAGAGTGAATGCACATTTAAGACGCGAAAAAAGAGAGAGACGTAGCATTCTCTTTGCAGATCAAGTTCATTTCAATCTATCTGGTAAAGAGTTGTATGTAAATGAAGAGAAGGTAATGCTGACAAAAAGCGAATATGAAATATGTGAATTTCTAGCTCGAAATCGAGGACAAGTGTTTTCTAAAGAAAAGATTTATGAAACGATTTTTGGATTTGATGGAAGAAGTGATAGTACCGCTATTACGGAGCATATTAAAAATATTCGTTCAAAGCTACATGCCTTTGAAATTGATGTCATTGACACTGTTTGGGGGATTGGATATAAATGGAGACAATGA
- a CDS encoding HAMP domain-containing sensor histidine kinase yields the protein METMKPNKGTRLHTFFLKYLLFLCIGTILFVVLLFSLFLLSFSTNIVLPANYAETQISLSRDRIASSSSITADIIPDLVDYAVFSKDGQFLAGNLSEKEAFKAWDVMKKGGTQSGSQFYSFIERENEICILRYYLVPQYRSEILRQYFPNPQLLEFLLLIIGIVSYAAVLAIHFGRSLKKKMFGLQEAIEKIQNQNLDFTINHSGIREIDEISMSLEQMKEALNSSLKQQWETEQTRREQISALAHDLKTPLTIIRGNAELLQDTVQDDMQREYNDYILKNTIVIEKFTKELIDLSKMEKNIVREKTFVKTEKFLTELDNQMKALSSEKKLHVDVQKGILPERIFIDEELFSRAILNIIVNAVEYTPINGNVFLSVEGATDIVQFIVTDSGCGFSPKDLNEATKQFYRGDPSRNAGNHHGMGLYIAQSIVQKHGGTLLIDNDLSTGGGKVTITIPINFATV from the coding sequence ATGGAGACAATGAAGCCCAATAAAGGAACGCGCCTTCATACTTTTTTCCTTAAATATCTACTTTTCCTTTGTATAGGCACTATTCTATTCGTAGTACTACTGTTTAGTTTATTTTTATTGTCCTTTTCTACCAACATCGTTTTGCCAGCAAATTATGCAGAAACTCAAATTTCATTATCAAGGGATCGTATTGCGTCTAGTAGTTCGATTACAGCTGATATTATTCCAGACCTTGTTGACTATGCTGTCTTTTCTAAAGATGGACAATTTCTTGCAGGGAATCTTTCAGAAAAGGAAGCTTTTAAAGCTTGGGATGTCATGAAAAAAGGGGGAACTCAAAGTGGCTCCCAATTTTACTCGTTTATAGAGCGAGAAAATGAGATTTGTATATTACGGTATTATTTAGTACCTCAGTATCGTTCGGAAATTCTAAGACAATATTTTCCTAATCCGCAACTATTAGAATTTCTATTGCTCATTATAGGGATAGTATCCTATGCAGCTGTGCTCGCGATCCACTTTGGTAGAAGTCTAAAGAAAAAAATGTTTGGCTTACAGGAAGCAATCGAAAAAATACAAAATCAAAATTTGGATTTTACGATTAACCATTCAGGGATTCGTGAAATAGATGAAATATCGATGTCTCTTGAGCAGATGAAAGAGGCTTTAAATAGCTCGTTAAAACAGCAATGGGAAACAGAGCAGACACGTAGAGAACAAATTTCTGCTCTTGCTCATGATTTGAAAACACCACTTACAATTATTAGGGGAAATGCAGAGCTCTTACAGGACACTGTACAAGACGATATGCAAAGAGAATATAATGACTATATTTTGAAAAATACGATTGTAATAGAAAAATTCACAAAAGAGCTTATTGATCTATCGAAAATGGAGAAAAATATCGTTCGTGAAAAAACATTCGTTAAAACGGAGAAATTTCTTACAGAGTTGGACAATCAAATGAAGGCACTTTCTTCTGAAAAAAAACTTCATGTTGATGTACAAAAGGGCATATTACCAGAGCGTATTTTTATCGATGAGGAACTTTTCAGTCGAGCGATTTTAAATATTATTGTCAATGCAGTGGAGTATACGCCGATAAATGGAAACGTTTTTTTATCAGTTGAAGGAGCCACTGATATTGTTCAATTTATCGTTACAGATAGCGGCTGTGGATTCTCTCCTAAGGATTTAAATGAGGCTACCAAACAGTTTTATCGAGGAGACCCAAGTAGAAATGCAGGAAATCACCATGGTATGGGTTTATATATTGCCCAATCAATTGTTCAAAAACATGGAGGAACGCTGTTAATTGATAATGATTTATCAACTGGTGGAGGGAAAGTGACCATAACAATCCCAATTAATTTCGCTACGGTGTAA
- a CDS encoding 2-oxoglutarate ferredoxin oxidoreductase subunit beta, with amino-acid sequence MRVSNVIDFIAKKREREERQRAQDLEKYVATQCNFQQPENIDELVDKKMIEVKDHTLFLGFLSILKDEQIEPLDIFQDVFTLEPARFEKSYNMRWWSVVQLAFTFLTILKENEPHTYADFLGLSE; translated from the coding sequence ATGCGCGTGAGTAACGTCATTGATTTTATTGCAAAGAAAAGAGAACGTGAGGAAAGGCAACGTGCGCAGGATTTAGAGAAGTACGTTGCGACGCAATGTAATTTTCAACAACCAGAAAATATTGATGAACTTGTTGATAAAAAAATGATTGAGGTCAAAGATCATACGTTATTTTTAGGGTTTCTCTCAATATTAAAAGATGAACAAATTGAGCCACTTGATATTTTTCAGGATGTTTTTACATTAGAGCCTGCTCGCTTTGAAAAGTCCTACAATATGAGATGGTGGTCGGTTGTGCAGCTTGCATTTACATTTTTAACAATTTTAAAGGAGAACGAGCCGCATACATATGCAGATTTTCTTGGTTTATCTGAATAA
- a CDS encoding extracellular solute-binding protein, with protein MAIQKLWKKGLIGALAISMLAACSDSSSSSNEVNSDLTLEEVTKKAKEEGTVNSVGMPDTWANWVETWEELGTEYSLKHTDSDMSSAEELAKFEAEKDDATADIGDVGIAFGPIAKEKGLTLPYKTSYWDEIPEWAKDDEGHWVVGYTGTISFLTDKNNVKNAPKSWEDLKNGDYTVSIGDALTANQAQFAILAAAMAFGGDESNIQPGIDFFADLAKQGRLKGDPSVANIEKGEIDVAILWDFNALGYRHQIDEKRFDVAIPSEGSVTSGYATIINKYAKNPHAAMLAREYILSDAGQENLAKGYARPIRDKVQLPQDVKELLLPEEMYKNAQPVKDQKKWEETTKQIPQLYQEQVLIHAK; from the coding sequence ATGGCGATTCAAAAGTTGTGGAAGAAAGGTCTAATCGGTGCATTAGCAATTTCGATGTTGGCAGCTTGTTCTGACAGTTCATCTAGTTCCAATGAGGTAAACAGTGATTTAACGCTTGAAGAGGTTACGAAAAAAGCAAAAGAAGAAGGTACTGTCAATTCTGTCGGTATGCCAGATACGTGGGCTAACTGGGTAGAGACTTGGGAAGAACTTGGCACGGAATATAGCCTTAAGCATACGGATTCAGATATGTCGAGTGCTGAGGAGCTAGCAAAGTTTGAAGCAGAAAAGGACGATGCAACTGCGGATATTGGTGATGTAGGAATTGCCTTTGGTCCGATTGCTAAGGAAAAGGGATTAACATTACCGTACAAAACATCTTATTGGGATGAAATACCTGAATGGGCAAAGGATGATGAAGGACATTGGGTTGTAGGTTACACAGGAACAATTTCATTTTTAACTGATAAAAACAATGTCAAAAACGCCCCAAAATCTTGGGAGGACCTTAAAAACGGCGATTACACTGTCAGCATTGGTGATGCACTAACAGCAAACCAAGCACAGTTTGCTATTTTAGCAGCTGCTATGGCATTTGGCGGCGATGAATCAAATATCCAACCAGGGATAGACTTTTTCGCAGACTTAGCAAAGCAGGGGCGTTTAAAAGGTGATCCTTCTGTAGCGAATATAGAAAAGGGTGAAATTGATGTAGCCATCTTATGGGATTTCAATGCGCTCGGCTATCGTCACCAAATCGATGAAAAACGTTTTGATGTCGCTATTCCATCCGAAGGCTCTGTAACATCTGGCTATGCAACGATCATTAATAAATACGCAAAAAATCCACATGCAGCAATGTTAGCTCGTGAGTATATTTTATCCGATGCAGGTCAAGAAAATTTAGCGAAGGGTTATGCTCGCCCAATCCGTGACAAGGTTCAACTACCTCAAGATGTTAAGGAGCTATTATTACCTGAAGAAATGTACAAAAATGCACAGCCTGTAAAAGACCAAAAGAAATGGGAAGAAACAACGAAACAAATTCCACAACTATATCAGGAGCAGGTATTAATTCATGCAAAATAA
- a CDS encoding alkaline phosphatase family protein, with translation MQNKVVLIVVDALRFDTACTHMGFMHHLVERKVAARYKVCSEVPSLSRPLYETILTGTPPIVHGVTSNMTVRLSTQNSLFHLAKESGLSTAAAAYHWVSELYNRAPFVHMEDRLQLDTQLPIENGLFYFEDHYPDSHLFADAAWLMDQKQPDFLYIHPMNVDDDGHKFTADSAQYRNRVLAVDALLSLFIPKCLAQGYEVIVTADHGMTSDGNHGGTTAEDRHVPMFVISNRVKAGIKDEIVSQLQIAPLCCHLLNIEPSDEMVPLLLEGTHSLKK, from the coding sequence ATGCAAAATAAAGTTGTTTTAATTGTCGTAGATGCACTGCGTTTTGATACAGCCTGTACGCATATGGGGTTTATGCACCATTTAGTTGAACGTAAAGTTGCAGCACGCTATAAGGTTTGCTCGGAGGTCCCGTCATTATCGAGACCTTTATATGAAACGATTTTAACGGGGACACCACCCATTGTACATGGGGTAACAAGTAATATGACAGTACGTCTATCTACGCAAAACAGTCTATTCCATTTGGCGAAAGAAAGCGGTCTGTCGACAGCAGCGGCTGCCTATCATTGGGTAAGTGAGCTATACAATCGCGCACCATTTGTGCATATGGAAGACAGGCTACAATTGGATACTCAATTGCCGATCGAGAATGGCTTGTTCTACTTTGAGGATCACTATCCAGACAGTCATTTATTTGCTGATGCTGCATGGCTAATGGATCAAAAGCAACCGGATTTCTTATATATTCATCCGATGAATGTAGATGATGATGGTCATAAATTTACAGCTGACTCAGCGCAGTATCGAAACCGTGTTTTAGCAGTTGATGCCTTATTATCTTTATTTATCCCGAAATGTCTTGCACAGGGCTATGAGGTTATAGTGACAGCTGATCATGGGATGACAAGTGATGGTAATCATGGAGGAACAACAGCTGAGGATCGTCATGTACCGATGTTTGTTATTTCAAATCGAGTGAAAGCAGGCATTAAAGATGAGATTGTATCACAGTTACAAATTGCTCCGCTGTGCTGTCATTTATTGAATATCGAACCTTCTGATGAAATGGTTCCACTGTTATTAGAAGGGACGCATTCTTTAAAAAAATAA